A genomic region of Chelmon rostratus isolate fCheRos1 chromosome 8, fCheRos1.pri, whole genome shotgun sequence contains the following coding sequences:
- the setdb1b gene encoding histone-lysine N-methyltransferase SETDB1-B, producing the protein MESSEGMEVDGWDPSLEEELGISLDELKKWIEDAVENSEIIQKKKAQLTELEEWVEQKEEEEAKTEMLLKDAQKSILECEKLVKATYHRNGLVYHESSSEDEGGMGGVLSSEVIEIDDDDDDDVIAVGCLVPPKKPVAPSKDPVIKDAFSALQKTSQQVQKLVQMVSKHSSGAPLLRSPAQTPSQSGIQGSVPAVFVSQVPSQSMTQPNPNMTEDELRVGMSILGKKRTKTWHRGTLVAISPVGNGIFKYKVKFDKGKSLLSGNHVAFDYNPTLEILYVGARVVAKYKDGNLVWLYAGIVAEMPNNKNRMRFLIFFDDGYASYVTLPELYPVCRPLKRTWEDIEDASCRDFIEEYITAYPSRPMVLLKVGQIIKTEWEGTWWKSKVEEVDGSLVKILFLDDKRSEWIYRGSTRLEPMFNLKMTTANTQEKKLAGQQRTRPNMGALRSKGPVVQYTSDGHVGASPIKTPQASPSQPSQIPQHPQRPQTQQTQQTQQTQQTQQTQQTQQTQQAQQAQQAQQTQQAQQTLQPLQPSQSPRVDNKHQMAKKSTSPFVPGVGGTHASKVMQALSSSPGNLSGGRMLNAQNTAVATFTQSFQRQMPSLVPAPPPITHAMATIPHQPAYRAPTDRIFYLAHTCQPACLNRVRPAKSDMHRGKNPLLTPLLYDFRRMTGRRKVNRKMSFHVIYKAPCGLCLRNMAEIQHYLFQTRCDFIFLEMFCLDPYVLVDRPFQPQRPFYYIPDITGGKEDIPLSCVNEIDSTPPPKVAYSKERIPEDGVFINTSSDFLVGCDCTDGCRDKSKCSCHQLTLQATGCTPGGQINPNAGFLHKRLEECLPTGIYECNKRCKCCAQMCTNRLVQHGLQVRLQLFKTQNKGWGIRCLDDVAKGSFVCIYAGKILTDDFADKEGLEMGDEYFANLDHIESVENFKEGYESEAHCSDSEGSGVDVSRIKIQPSALVSSHPVGRPPKKARSPSSSGDSNDDDDKDSKSEDESDSSDDTFVKENYYSSSSVWRSYTTRGQVKGNKEGSQDSKDGLSTSAKGNDSEKPPSMPVEMGKSKVASWLTSQGLKKESGDSKSQVKTETGKKQDVMTLSDSDDVQTISSGSDDNKEREKVTAGVTKKQVAVKSTRGIALKTSHGMMVKTGAPGGGGGPGGQGGKAGQQGQTGGGGDNAPKNTRLFFDGEESCYIIDAKLEGNLGRYLNHSCSPNLFVQNVFVDTHDLRFPWVAFFASKRIRAGTELTWDYNYEVGSVEGKVLLCCCGSTECRGRLL; encoded by the exons ATGGAAAGCAGTGAGGG aatGGAGGTGGATGGCTGGGACCCCAGTCTGGAGGAAGAGCTAGGCATTTCTCTGGATGAACTGAAGAAGTGGATTGAAGATGCTGTGGAGAACAGCGAGATCATACAGAAGAAAAAGGCTCAGTTGACAGAGCTTGAGGAATGGGttgagcagaaagaagaagaggaggcgaAGACGGAGATGCTTCTCAAAGATGCCCAAAA ATCCATATTGGAGTGTGAGAAACTGGTAAAGGCAACTTACCATAGGAACGGTCTTGTTTATCATGAGAGCAGCTCAGAGGATGAGGGGGGTATGGGAGGCGTGTTGTCCTCTGAGGTCATCGAGatagatgatgatgacgacgatgacgTCATCGCTGTTGGCTGTT TGGTTCCTCCAAAGAAGCCTGTTGCTCCTTCCAAAGATCCTGTG atAAAAGATGCCTTCTCAGCTCTACAGAAAACCTCACAGCAGGTGCAGAAATTGGTCCAAATGGTCAGCAAGCATTCATCAGGTGCTCCATTGCTTCGATCTCCAGCACAGACTCCATCCCAGTCAG GTATTCAGGGTTCAGTACCAGCAGTGTTTGTATCCCAGGTTCCATCTCAGTCCATGACGCAACCAAACCCAAACATGACAGAAGATGAGCTCAGAGTCGGGATGAGCATTCTGGGAAAGAAACGTACCAAGACCTGGCACAGAGGCACCCTTGTTGCGATCAGCCCTGTTG GAAACGGTATATTCAAGTATAAAGTGAAGTTCGATAAAGGAAAGAGTCTGCTGTCTGGAAATCACGTGGCTTTCGACTATAACCCCACCCTGGAGATTCTGTATGTCGGAGCTCGTGTAGTTGCCAAGTACAAGGATGGCAACCTGGTGTGGCTCTATGCTGGAATAGTAGCAGAGATGCCCAATAACAAGAACCGCATGAG gtttttgatattttttgatGATGGCTATGCTTCATATGTGACACTACCTGAGCTCTACCCAGTTTGTCGACCAT tgAAGCGGACCTGGGAGGACATAGAGGACGCATCGTGTCGAGACTTCATTGAGGAGTACATCACTGCCTATCCCAGCAGGCCTATGGTGCTCCTAAAAGTCGGACAGATAATCAAGACAGAGTGGGAGGGAACCTGGTGGAAGAGCAAAGTGGAGGAAGTGGATGGAAGCTTGGTCAAGATCCTCTTTTTG GATGATAAGAGAAGTGAGTGGATCTATAGAGGCTCCACCAGGTTGGAGCCTATGTTCAACCTGAAGATGACCACCGCCAACACCCAGGAGAAGAAGCTGGCTGGCCAGCAGAGGACGCGACCTAACATGG GGGCGTTGAGGAGTAAAGGCCCAGTAGTTCAATACACCAGTGATGGACATGTTGGAGCCTCTCCCATCAAAACACCACAGGCCTCACCCAGCCAGCCTTCACAGATACCACAACATCCACAGCGTCCTCAGACCCAACAGACTCAACAAACCCAACAGACCCAACAAACCCAACAGACTCAACAAACCCAACAAACCCAACAAGCCCAACAAGCCCAACAAGCCCAGCAAACCCAACAAGCCCAACAAACccttcagcctctgcagcccTCACAATCTCCACGTGTTGA TAATAAACATCAGATGGCAAAGAAGAGTACTTCTCCATTTGTCCCTGGGGTGGGAGGCACTCATGCCTCGAAAGTCATGCAGGCTCTTTCTTCCAGTCCCGGTAACCTCTCGGG TGGAAGAATGTTGAATGCCCAAAATACCGCTGTGGCCACTTTCACGCAGTCGTTTCAGAGGCAGATGCCCTCTCTGGTTCCAGCCCCACCTCCTATCACCCACGCGATGGCCACCATTCCACATCAGCCCGCGTACCGTGCTCCGACGGACCGCATCTTCTACCTGGCACACACTTGCCAGCCAGCTTGTCTGAATCGCGTCCGACCTGCAAAATCAGACATGCACCGAGGAAAAAACCCCCTTCTCACACCTTTACTGTACGATTTCAGACGCATGACCGGACGACGCAAAGTCAATCGCAAG ATGTCCTTCCATGTGATCTACAAGGCTCCATGTGGTCTTTGCCTACGTAACATGGCAGAGATCCAGCACTACCTCTTTCAGACGCGCTGTGACTTTATATTCTTAGAGATGTTCTGTCTGGACCCCTACGTGCTCGTGGACCGGCCCTTCCAGCCACAGAGGCCATTCTATTACATTCCCGACATCACTGGTGGAAAGGAAGACATCCCACTCTCCTGTGTCAATGAGATTGATTCCACCCCACCTCCTAAAGTAGCTTACA GTAAAGAACGTATTCCTGAAGACGGAGTATTCATCAACACCAGTTCAGACTTCCTGGTTGGGTGTGACTGCACTGATGGCTGTCGAGACAA GTCCAAATGCTCTTGCCACCAGCTGACTCTTCAGGCGACAGGTTGTACACCGGGTGGACAGATCAACCCAAATGCTGGATTTTTACACAAACGATTAGAGGAGTGCCTCCCCACAGG gaTCTACGAGTGTAATAAGCGGTGCAAATGCTGTGCTCAAATGTGCACCAACCGCTTGGTGCAGCACGGCCTGCAGGTGCGTCTCCAGCTCTTCAAGACCCAGAATAAAGGCTGGGGCATCCGGTGTCTGGATGACGTAGCCAAGGGCTCTTTTGTCTGCATCTATGCTG GTAAAATCTTGACGGACGACTTTGCTGACAAAGAAGGTCTAGAGATGGGCGACGAGTATTTCGCTAATCTGGACCACATAGAGAGTGTGGAGAACTTCAAGGAGGGCTATGAGAGCGAGGCTCACTGTTCAGACAGTGAGGGGAGTGGTGTGGATGTGTCGAGGATAAAAATCCAACCATCTGCTCTAGTATCATCTCACCCTGTGGGACGACCGCCCAAGAAGG CCCGAAGTCCAAGCTCATCGGGGGACAGcaacgatgatgatgacaagGATTCAAAGAGTGAAGATGAAAGTGACAGTTCAGACGACACGTTTGTGAAGGAAAACTACTACAGCTCCAGCTCTGTGTGGAGGAGTTACACCACACGTGGGCAGGTCAAGGGCAACAAGGAAG GGAGCCAAGACAGTAAAGATGGACTGAGCACGTCAGCCAAAGGAAACGATAGCGAGAAGCCACCGTCCATGCCAGTGGAGATGGGGAAAAGCAAAGTGGCTTCCTGGCTTACCAGCCAGGGGCTGAAGAAG GAATCCGGAGACAGTAAGAG TCaagtgaagacagaaacaggaaagaagCAGGATGTGATGACTCTGTCTGACAGTGATGATGTTCAGACCATCAGCTCTGGATCTGACGAcaacaaggagagagagaaagtcacCGCGG GTGTGACTAAGAAGCAGGTAGCAGTGAAATCTACTCGAGGCATCGCCCTGAAGACCAGCCACGGGATGATGGTAAAAACAGGTGCACcaggaggtgggggagggccAGGAGGTCAGGGAGGAAAAGCAGGACAGCAGGGACAGACTGGAGGAGGCGGGGACAACGCTCCCAAAAACACTCGCTTGTTCTTTGACGGCGAGGAGTCCTGCTACATCATTGATGCCAAGTTGGAAGGAAACCTTGGGCGTTACCTCAAT CACAGCTGTAGTCCTAACCTTTTCGTCCAGAATGTGTTTGTGGACACACATGACCTGCGGTTTCCCTGGGTAGCGTTCTTTGCCAGCAA